A window of Myxococcota bacterium contains these coding sequences:
- a CDS encoding OmpA family protein yields MKGLTTLVSVGLLALGSGCASMHETFGAATPVVCAVIGGGLGALGGGIASNWHHGDDNRDDLREAAAIGGGVGAVGGALLCALTAPEEVKAAPVARCTANPSSGAPPLAVDFRAVGQSDAGIKGYSWDFGDGTTSTEQNPHHTYSSAGNYNATCTVTDNNNMAGKGSAPVSVAAAAVGKKTIVLRGINFDFDKAVIKPEAEPVLDAAVDVLKENPDAHVRVGGHTDSVGTDAYNQGLSERRAKSVRDYLVAHGIDASRLTAVGYGESQPVADNKTKDGRAQNRRVTLDVE; encoded by the coding sequence ATGAAGGGACTCACGACTCTGGTTTCGGTTGGACTGCTCGCCCTGGGCTCGGGCTGCGCGAGCATGCATGAGACGTTCGGAGCGGCCACGCCCGTGGTATGCGCAGTGATCGGTGGCGGTCTCGGCGCTCTCGGCGGCGGCATTGCTTCGAACTGGCACCACGGCGACGACAACCGCGACGACTTGCGCGAGGCGGCCGCGATCGGCGGCGGCGTGGGCGCGGTCGGCGGTGCGTTGCTGTGCGCACTCACTGCTCCGGAAGAGGTGAAGGCCGCGCCGGTCGCGCGCTGCACCGCGAACCCGAGCTCGGGTGCACCCCCGCTCGCGGTTGACTTCCGCGCAGTCGGGCAGTCCGACGCAGGCATCAAGGGCTACTCCTGGGACTTCGGTGATGGCACGACCTCCACGGAGCAAAATCCGCACCACACCTACTCCAGCGCGGGCAACTACAACGCGACCTGCACGGTCACCGACAACAACAACATGGCCGGCAAGGGCAGCGCGCCCGTCTCCGTCGCTGCGGCGGCGGTCGGCAAGAAGACGATCGTTCTGCGCGGCATCAACTTCGACTTCGACAAGGCTGTGATCAAGCCCGAGGCGGAGCCGGTGCTCGACGCCGCCGTCGACGTATTGAAGGAGAACCCGGACGCGCACGTGCGTGTCGGCGGTCACACCGACAGCGTCGGCACCGACGCCTACAACCAGGGCCTGTCCGAGCGCCGCGCCAAGTCGGTGCGTGACTACCTGGTCGCGCACGGCATCGACGCATCGCGGCTCACGGCCGTGGGCTACGGCGAGTCACAGCCGGTGGCCGACAACAAGACGAAGGACGGCCGCGCCCAGAACCGGCGCGTCACGCTCGACGTCGAGTAG